A section of the Pseudanabaena mucicola str. Chao 1806 genome encodes:
- a CDS encoding DUF3226 domain-containing protein: MTENPPRQGSLCKQDTDKVLLVEGDTDCHVVMALCQAHNVPKSFGIYQCGSDDGVLKRLNALIIRPSPPQVIGIMLDADNPSLEGRWKEIHRKLQHYSYELPAKPEPDGTIILSNDKPKLGFWLMPNNRVSGMLEDFCAELAEPNSLAFAIECVAQAQERKLTTFREVHRSKAEIHTYLAWHDKPDNPLGLAITKHALKPNTDLAIQFTNWLTRLFA, translated from the coding sequence ATGACAGAAAATCCACCAAGGCAAGGTTCTCTGTGCAAACAAGATACAGATAAGGTTTTGCTAGTTGAAGGTGATACAGATTGTCATGTTGTTATGGCTTTATGCCAAGCTCATAATGTTCCAAAGAGCTTTGGAATATATCAATGTGGCTCAGATGATGGAGTTCTTAAACGTTTAAATGCCCTAATCATTCGTCCGAGCCCACCTCAAGTCATAGGGATTATGCTTGATGCTGATAATCCGTCACTAGAAGGTCGATGGAAAGAGATTCATAGAAAATTGCAACACTATAGTTATGAGTTACCTGCAAAGCCTGAGCCTGATGGCACAATTATCTTAAGCAATGATAAGCCTAAATTAGGATTTTGGCTGATGCCTAATAATCGGGTTTCAGGAATGCTAGAAGATTTTTGTGCAGAACTTGCTGAGCCAAACTCATTAGCATTTGCAATAGAATGTGTGGCACAAGCTCAAGAAAGAAAACTGACAACATTTAGAGAAGTGCATCGCAGCAAGGCAGAAATTCATACATATCTTGCTTGGCATGATAAGCCAGACAATCCTTTAGGTCTTGCTATTACCAAACACGCACTTAAACCTAATACCGACTTAGCAATACAGTTTACGAATTGGCTAACACGATTATTTGCATGA
- a CDS encoding tRNA (cytidine(34)-2'-O)-methyltransferase: MLQVALVYPEIPPNTGNIARTCAATNTHLHLVEPLGFEISDRQLKRAGIDYWDYVNVTVHPNIESLSHASQGARWVCFSARGTKHFREFQYQDGDWLLFGSESSGLPPEVLANNPAVYIPMENRNVRSLNLSVSAALGLFEARRQLGM, encoded by the coding sequence ATGCTGCAAGTCGCTCTCGTCTATCCCGAAATTCCGCCCAATACTGGAAATATCGCTCGCACCTGTGCCGCTACAAATACGCATCTGCACCTAGTTGAGCCATTGGGCTTTGAAATTAGCGATCGCCAACTGAAGCGGGCAGGCATAGACTATTGGGACTATGTAAATGTAACAGTACATCCCAATATCGAATCCTTGAGCCATGCGTCTCAAGGAGCTAGATGGGTTTGCTTTAGTGCGCGAGGAACAAAGCATTTTCGCGAATTTCAATATCAAGATGGTGACTGGCTGTTATTTGGCAGTGAATCCAGTGGCTTGCCTCCAGAAGTTCTTGCCAACAATCCTGCGGTTTATATCCCTATGGAAAATCGCAATGTCCGCAGTCTCAATCTCTCCGTGAGTGCTGCCCTCGGCTTATTTGAAGCCAGACGACAATTAGGAATGTAA
- a CDS encoding Uma2 family endonuclease, giving the protein MTPATVTNIASSQNSKLEQNSVTPPEIFYPSEDGEPLAETSIHADAIIVTVGVLRNYLASKFSERSPVVLADQFLYYAQGFPKLRVSPDIMVIFEIPQVPYDNYKIWDTGKVPSIIFEITSPKTQAKDKEFKRNLYEDIGVQEYWLFDPKGEWIPEKLRGYRLDYRERDEDYIYYPITDGQSHVLGLRLEVQEHLIDFYELETGEKLLMPFELNFALQHQKQLTVQESDRAEQERLRAEQEATRANAAELEAQKLRDRLIALGINPDEIT; this is encoded by the coding sequence ATGACTCCAGCCACTGTTACCAATATTGCTAGTTCCCAAAATAGCAAGCTAGAGCAAAATTCAGTAACTCCGCCCGAAATTTTTTACCCTTCCGAGGATGGTGAACCCTTGGCAGAAACCTCAATTCATGCTGATGCGATCATTGTCACTGTTGGTGTATTGCGAAATTATTTAGCATCCAAATTCTCAGAGCGATCGCCTGTCGTGCTTGCCGATCAATTTCTTTACTATGCTCAAGGATTCCCAAAATTGCGGGTATCCCCAGACATCATGGTAATTTTTGAGATCCCTCAAGTCCCCTATGACAACTACAAAATCTGGGACACTGGCAAAGTCCCTAGCATTATTTTTGAAATTACATCGCCGAAAACTCAAGCAAAAGACAAAGAATTCAAAAGAAATCTTTATGAAGATATAGGCGTACAAGAATATTGGCTATTTGACCCCAAAGGCGAATGGATACCTGAAAAATTACGTGGTTATCGCCTTGACTATCGCGAACGTGATGAAGACTATATCTATTATCCCATCACAGATGGTCAGAGCCATGTTTTAGGATTGCGTCTCGAAGTTCAAGAGCATTTGATCGATTTCTACGAATTAGAAACAGGTGAGAAGTTGCTCATGCCCTTTGAGCTAAATTTTGCCTTACAACATCAAAAGCAACTGACTGTCCAAGAAAGTGATCGCGCCGAGCAAGAGCGTTTACGTGCTGAGCAGGAAGCGACTAGAGCTAATGCTGCGGAATTAGAGGCTCAAAAATTACGCGATCGCCTAATTGCTTTAGGTATTAATCCCGACGAAATTACATAA
- a CDS encoding CoB--CoM heterodisulfide reductase iron-sulfur subunit B family protein, producing MTETKALKYAYYAGCVAKGACKELHASTTAIAQALGIELVELARATCCGSGTFKETDELMEDVVNARNISLAEELNLNVMTQCSTCQGVLGRVNDKLKNSDLGRKDEVNALLNTQGRHFQGSTEVLHLLWILIRDYGLENIAAKVTRSLANLKCAAFYGCYLLRSQTVTRFDDPFKPESLENVFRAVGATPIYYDGRVQCCGWPISSYAPKESFSMAGRHLTAAIAAGADCIVTPCPLCHLNLDSRQPEVAQVIGQKLGIPILHLPQLIGLAIGIEPKVLGLDRHIVSTSSVLQKINL from the coding sequence ATGACAGAGACGAAAGCATTGAAATACGCTTACTATGCTGGTTGTGTTGCTAAGGGTGCTTGCAAAGAACTCCACGCATCGACAACAGCGATCGCTCAAGCATTAGGCATTGAATTAGTGGAATTAGCTAGAGCAACCTGTTGCGGTTCAGGAACCTTTAAGGAAACCGATGAGCTAATGGAAGATGTAGTCAATGCGCGGAATATTTCCCTCGCCGAAGAATTGAACCTTAATGTGATGACGCAATGTAGCACTTGTCAGGGTGTTCTCGGTCGCGTCAATGACAAGCTCAAAAACTCTGACCTCGGTCGCAAGGATGAAGTTAATGCCCTACTGAATACACAAGGTCGTCATTTCCAAGGCTCGACGGAAGTTTTGCATTTGCTCTGGATTCTCATTCGTGACTATGGTTTAGAAAATATTGCTGCTAAAGTCACGAGATCGCTAGCAAATCTCAAGTGTGCTGCCTTTTATGGATGCTATTTATTGCGATCGCAAACAGTTACGCGCTTTGATGACCCGTTTAAACCTGAATCTCTCGAAAATGTTTTCCGTGCTGTCGGTGCAACTCCAATCTATTACGATGGTCGAGTACAGTGTTGTGGCTGGCCCATTTCTAGCTATGCCCCCAAGGAATCCTTCTCAATGGCAGGTAGACATCTCACGGCAGCGATCGCCGCAGGAGCCGATTGTATAGTGACCCCATGTCCTCTTTGTCATCTCAATCTTGATTCACGACAACCTGAAGTTGCACAGGTAATTGGTCAAAAATTAGGAATTCCGATTTTGCATTTACCACAGTTAATTGGCTTAGCAATCGGTATTGAACCAAAAGTACTAGGCTTAGATCGCCACATCGTTTCTACAAGTTCAGTCTTACAAAAAATCAATTTATAG
- a CDS encoding Uma2 family endonuclease: MSASVTETSNAKVWTDQAFMALPDDECRYEIVNGELVVMGNSGALHGYISIVLSSALFAIVSPQKLGVLFDSSTAFKMKNGNKRSPDISFFAKERFQGIADLPIGYLEGAPDLAVEILSPGNTVEEISTKLVEYFENGTRLVWVINPIQHYVLVYRSAQEPDRLLKRGDFLDGEDVINGFSFAVDQLFQRLSF; encoded by the coding sequence ATGTCTGCTTCAGTTACAGAAACATCAAATGCAAAAGTCTGGACAGATCAGGCATTCATGGCTCTTCCTGATGATGAATGTCGTTATGAAATTGTAAATGGAGAACTAGTTGTCATGGGCAACTCAGGTGCTTTACATGGCTACATTTCCATTGTTTTGAGTTCAGCTTTGTTTGCAATTGTGTCACCGCAAAAGCTGGGGGTGTTATTTGATTCCAGCACAGCATTCAAGATGAAAAATGGTAATAAACGCTCCCCTGATATTTCTTTCTTTGCGAAAGAGAGATTTCAAGGGATTGCAGATCTGCCCATTGGCTATTTAGAAGGTGCACCTGATCTAGCAGTGGAAATCCTATCTCCTGGCAATACGGTCGAAGAAATTAGTACCAAGCTTGTGGAATATTTTGAAAATGGGACTCGGTTAGTTTGGGTAATTAATCCTATCCAACACTATGTCTTAGTTTATCGTTCTGCCCAAGAACCCGATCGCCTCCTTAAACGTGGTGATTTTCTGGATGGAGAAGATGTTATTAATGGATTTAGTTTTGCTGTTGATCAGCTATTTCAAAGACTTTCATTCTAG
- a CDS encoding low molecular weight protein-tyrosine-phosphatase: MTKKLLFVCLGNICRSPAAENIMNHLIEQEGLSDRFICDSAGTGGWHVGAPPDRRMRAAARERGLNFVGSARQFEARDLLEFDLILAMDRDNYHNILALDPKGRFKDKVKMMCDYCQTQNDKEVPDPYYGGADGFNYVIDLLFDACGGLLQSLKSR, from the coding sequence ATGACTAAGAAACTTTTATTTGTTTGTCTAGGCAATATTTGCCGATCGCCTGCTGCGGAAAATATCATGAATCATCTGATTGAGCAGGAAGGTCTAAGCGATCGCTTTATTTGTGATTCCGCAGGTACGGGTGGTTGGCACGTGGGCGCACCGCCTGATCGTCGAATGCGTGCTGCTGCTAGAGAACGTGGTTTAAACTTTGTTGGTTCAGCTAGGCAATTTGAAGCGAGAGACTTACTGGAATTTGATCTAATTTTGGCAATGGATAGAGATAACTATCACAATATCCTCGCCCTCGATCCAAAGGGAAGATTTAAGGATAAGGTGAAAATGATGTGTGACTATTGCCAAACCCAGAATGACAAAGAAGTACCAGATCCCTATTATGGAGGTGCAGATGGCTTTAATTATGTCATCGATCTCCTCTTCGATGCCTGTGGTGGACTTCTTCAATCATTAAAAAGTCGCTAA
- a CDS encoding iron-containing alcohol dehydrogenase, whose translation MENFAFYNPVKILFGKGQIANIALEIPVDAKILVTYGGGSIKTNGVYDQVKTALTGRTFLEFGGIEANPHLETLLKAVELIRAEGVNFLLAVGGGSVVDGTKFIAAAVPFDGDPWDILAKHAPIKTAIPFGAVLTLPATGSEMNTNSVVTKWETQEKLFFSSPLVFPKFSVLDPETTFSLPPRQVSNGIVDAFTHVMEQYLTYPVNAPLQDRMAESILQTLIEEGPKTLVDLRDYEARANVMWCATMALNGLIGVGVPQDWATHMIGHELTALHGLDHAQTLAIVLPNMLTIKRDRKWGKLLQYADRVWGLVDGEEDVRINRAIQKTRDFFESVGVHTKLSDYGVGLDVIPLITDRFEKRGFVALGEHQDVTPKVVEQVLALCA comes from the coding sequence ATGGAAAATTTTGCTTTTTATAATCCAGTCAAAATTCTATTTGGCAAAGGTCAAATTGCGAATATTGCATTAGAAATTCCTGTTGATGCCAAAATCCTTGTCACCTATGGTGGTGGCAGTATCAAAACCAATGGAGTTTATGATCAAGTAAAAACGGCTCTAACAGGACGAACCTTTTTAGAATTCGGCGGAATTGAAGCCAATCCACACTTGGAAACGTTACTCAAGGCTGTTGAATTGATTCGTGCTGAAGGAGTTAATTTTTTACTAGCTGTTGGTGGTGGCTCAGTCGTTGATGGGACAAAATTTATTGCCGCAGCAGTCCCCTTTGATGGCGATCCTTGGGATATCTTGGCAAAACACGCCCCCATCAAGACGGCGATTCCATTTGGTGCAGTTTTAACTCTGCCTGCAACAGGTTCAGAAATGAATACTAATTCTGTAGTAACCAAGTGGGAAACCCAAGAAAAACTATTTTTCTCTAGTCCCCTTGTATTTCCTAAATTCTCGGTACTAGATCCTGAAACCACTTTCTCTCTGCCTCCAAGACAGGTAAGTAATGGCATTGTTGATGCTTTTACCCATGTAATGGAACAGTATTTGACCTATCCTGTTAATGCGCCACTCCAAGATCGGATGGCAGAATCAATTCTGCAAACCTTGATCGAGGAAGGTCCTAAAACCTTAGTAGATCTGCGTGATTATGAAGCCAGAGCTAATGTGATGTGGTGTGCCACTATGGCTTTGAATGGTCTGATTGGTGTTGGTGTACCTCAAGATTGGGCAACACATATGATTGGACATGAACTCACAGCGCTGCATGGATTGGATCATGCTCAAACCTTGGCAATTGTTTTACCGAATATGCTGACCATTAAACGCGATCGCAAGTGGGGCAAACTGTTGCAATATGCTGATAGGGTTTGGGGTCTAGTCGATGGTGAGGAAGACGTGAGAATTAATCGAGCTATCCAAAAAACTCGTGACTTTTTTGAATCTGTCGGCGTTCACACCAAGCTTTCAGATTATGGTGTGGGCTTAGATGTCATTCCTTTAATCACTGATCGCTTCGAGAAGCGTGGCTTTGTGGCTTTAGGAGAACATCAAGATGTTACACCTAAGGTTGTTGAGCAAGTTTTAGCGCTCTGTGCTTAA
- the pyk gene encoding pyruvate kinase has protein sequence MTVRETFRRTKIVATIGPATSSPDMIRQLIEAGATTFRLNFSHGTHADHHRSICNIRQVSSELNQPVGILQDLQGPKIRLGVFKDGPIILNKGDKFTLTSRQVPGTSEISCITYETLAEEVPVGAMIMLDDGKVEMVVEDVNVDLGDLYCRVVIGGTLSNNKGVNFPNVHLSVSAMTDKDREDLRFGLSEGVDWVALSFVCTPEDILEVKDLIVASGRNASVVAKIEKHEAIANMEAILSVCDGVMVARGDLGVEIPAEDVPIAQKQLIKTANRLGIPVITATQMLDSMVSNPRATRAEISDVANAIIDGTDAVMLSNETAVGKYPVLAVETMARIAIRIEKEQDLKMQPLESMGRAVPNAISQAVGSIAMQLNAAAIVTLTKTGSTARNVSKFRPPIPILAVTPNVQVARRLQMVWGVQPLVLISLPSARQNFEAALNLAQEMKLLTAGDLVVMSAGTLQDVAGSTDLIKVEFVSSVVGKGLSIGSGMVHGRARVAFHHLDVRDFNEGEILVIDRTDADFIEVIRKAAAVITEDANLDSHAVIIGRRLGIPILVGVKNATGFIRDGEPLSINFSKGMIYSGSRSEDLAF, from the coding sequence ATGACCGTTAGAGAAACATTTCGCCGCACCAAAATTGTCGCTACTATTGGTCCTGCAACCAGTAGCCCTGATATGATTCGTCAGCTTATTGAAGCAGGTGCAACTACCTTTCGTCTAAACTTTTCCCACGGAACCCATGCTGATCACCATCGCAGCATCTGTAATATCCGCCAAGTATCTAGTGAACTAAATCAACCCGTCGGTATTTTGCAAGACTTGCAAGGTCCAAAAATCCGCCTTGGCGTATTTAAAGACGGTCCTATTATCCTAAATAAAGGTGATAAATTTACGCTAACCAGTCGCCAAGTACCAGGAACCTCAGAAATTAGTTGTATTACCTATGAAACACTTGCCGAAGAAGTACCTGTAGGCGCAATGATCATGCTTGATGATGGCAAAGTGGAAATGGTTGTTGAAGATGTCAATGTAGATCTAGGTGATTTATATTGTCGAGTTGTAATTGGTGGCACACTTTCTAATAATAAGGGTGTAAATTTTCCGAATGTTCACCTATCAGTTAGTGCGATGACCGATAAGGATCGCGAAGATTTACGATTTGGACTTTCTGAAGGTGTGGATTGGGTGGCGCTCAGTTTTGTCTGTACACCTGAAGATATTCTCGAAGTTAAAGATCTCATTGTGGCTTCAGGTCGTAATGCGAGTGTTGTTGCCAAAATTGAGAAGCACGAAGCGATCGCCAATATGGAAGCGATTCTCTCGGTATGTGATGGTGTCATGGTGGCACGGGGTGATTTGGGTGTAGAAATCCCTGCGGAAGATGTACCAATTGCTCAAAAGCAATTAATTAAAACTGCAAATCGCTTGGGTATTCCCGTGATTACTGCAACCCAAATGCTCGATAGCATGGTGAGCAATCCCCGTGCAACCCGTGCGGAAATTTCTGACGTTGCCAATGCGATCATCGATGGAACCGATGCCGTCATGCTTTCCAACGAAACAGCAGTCGGTAAGTATCCTGTATTGGCTGTAGAAACAATGGCAAGAATAGCTATTCGCATTGAAAAAGAGCAAGACTTAAAAATGCAACCTCTTGAAAGCATGGGTCGGGCTGTACCTAATGCGATTAGTCAAGCGGTTGGTAGCATTGCTATGCAACTAAATGCGGCAGCGATCGTAACGTTAACCAAAACAGGCTCGACTGCCCGTAACGTCAGCAAATTCCGTCCTCCCATTCCCATCTTAGCAGTTACACCCAATGTCCAAGTAGCAAGACGTTTACAAATGGTTTGGGGTGTACAGCCTTTAGTCTTGATTTCCTTACCATCTGCTCGCCAAAACTTTGAAGCGGCTCTAAATCTTGCTCAAGAGATGAAATTACTCACCGCAGGGGATCTCGTGGTGATGTCGGCTGGTACATTACAAGATGTGGCTGGTTCAACGGACTTAATTAAGGTTGAATTTGTATCATCGGTAGTGGGCAAAGGCTTAAGCATTGGTTCGGGTATGGTTCATGGTCGTGCTAGGGTTGCTTTCCATCATCTCGATGTGCGAGACTTTAACGAAGGGGAAATCCTTGTAATTGATCGCACTGATGCTGACTTTATCGAAGTAATTCGTAAGGCTGCAGCAGTCATTACTGAAGATGCCAACCTGGATTCCCATGCAGTAATCATTGGTAGAAGGTTAGGTATCCCTATTCTTGTAGGGGTCAAAAATGCTACAGGATTTATCCGTGACGGTGAGCCTTTGAGTATTAATTTCAGCAAAGGCATGATTTATTCTGGTTCGCGATCAGAAGATTTGGCATTTTAG
- a CDS encoding bifunctional riboflavin kinase/FAD synthetase, giving the protein MRVIFDPNQISRPTAIALGNFDGVHIGHRHVIAPILPSALSANHHHLTSTVVSFSPHPQEFFSKQLRSLLAPFDEKVALLESLGVEQLVLLPFNADLAKLTAAEFIQKILMDSLQVKLISVGFDFHFGQKRQGNVTDLKNVWGDHLTVIPEQTMLLNDSAPIRISSSNIRTALAKGEVDLAKVMLGRPYNLVGKVIQGKQLGRTIGFPTANLDLPAQKCLPRDGVYAVLVNISSNPKPILGVMNIGLRPTVNGDRRSVEVNLFDWQGDLYNQELNVDLVKYIRPEQKFASLDALKEQIQADCQTAFNHLAFSLTH; this is encoded by the coding sequence GTGAGAGTAATATTTGATCCAAACCAGATTTCCCGTCCTACTGCGATCGCCCTCGGTAACTTTGATGGCGTGCATATAGGACATCGCCATGTGATTGCGCCGATTTTGCCATCCGCTTTGAGTGCTAATCATCACCACTTAACAAGTACTGTTGTCTCCTTTTCGCCGCATCCTCAAGAATTTTTTAGCAAACAATTGCGATCGCTACTTGCCCCTTTCGATGAAAAAGTTGCCCTACTTGAATCCCTTGGTGTCGAGCAGTTAGTTTTGCTACCCTTCAACGCGGATCTTGCCAAGCTCACTGCTGCCGAGTTTATTCAGAAAATTTTGATGGACTCCCTGCAAGTGAAATTAATCAGCGTCGGCTTTGATTTTCATTTTGGGCAGAAACGTCAAGGCAATGTCACGGATTTAAAAAATGTTTGGGGCGATCATCTCACGGTAATTCCAGAGCAGACAATGCTACTTAACGATTCAGCGCCAATCAGAATTAGTAGCTCGAATATTCGTACTGCTCTAGCCAAGGGTGAAGTCGATCTTGCTAAGGTGATGCTCGGTCGTCCTTATAATCTGGTGGGTAAAGTCATCCAAGGCAAACAGTTAGGGCGCACTATTGGCTTCCCGACGGCAAATCTCGATCTCCCTGCTCAAAAATGTTTGCCCCGTGATGGTGTTTACGCTGTGCTAGTGAATATTAGCTCTAACCCTAAACCCATATTGGGTGTGATGAATATCGGCTTAAGACCAACTGTTAATGGCGATCGGCGATCGGTTGAGGTGAATTTATTCGATTGGCAAGGTGATCTCTATAATCAGGAGCTAAATGTAGATCTCGTCAAATATATTCGCCCCGAACAGAAATTCGCATCACTGGATGCCCTCAAAGAACAGATTCAAGCTGACTGTCAGACTGCCTTCAATCATCTTGCCTTTAGCCTAACCCATTAA
- a CDS encoding glycosyltransferase: protein MKSLVFAPETLNIAETTRMIEIAKESQDKFHCVFFGYSDVYSHLIEQAGFEFRRMTPWLTKEKIEHLWKVDRMESFDDPFTELELRERVESEVALYQELKPVAIVIGFTLSVTISARVSQIPLVYVLPFPLTRPFLDAGLSTFPDEFDYPFLRIFSSKFLDRITNNWLQSTKLWIKPFQRVAEHYGIKPIKRLVDIYEGDFNLVTDIPELTGVKSLPQNWQYVGPIFARLEGEVPSELLNLSHEQPIIYCAMGSSANRDILKTVIESFENTPYTVIAPIKAHIQNQNISVPTNVLVYDWLPAPKVNPLADIAVIHGGQGTVQTACTAGTPFVGIGLQPEQESNIDAIVRQGSAIRIRKRRLSRKTLLDAIAQLLNNPLAHQKAREIQMLFADWNGTKNSAEFLKQKFG, encoded by the coding sequence TTGAAAAGTCTAGTCTTTGCTCCTGAAACGCTAAATATTGCCGAAACAACACGCATGATTGAAATCGCCAAAGAATCACAAGATAAATTTCATTGTGTGTTTTTTGGATATAGTGATGTTTATTCTCATCTGATTGAACAAGCAGGTTTTGAATTTCGTCGTATGACCCCGTGGCTTACAAAAGAGAAAATTGAACATCTTTGGAAAGTTGACCGTATGGAAAGCTTCGATGACCCATTTACCGAATTGGAATTACGAGAACGAGTAGAAAGTGAAGTTGCTTTATATCAAGAATTAAAGCCCGTTGCTATAGTTATTGGTTTTACCCTAAGTGTTACGATTTCAGCCAGAGTATCTCAAATTCCTTTGGTATATGTTTTGCCTTTCCCATTAACCCGCCCATTTCTTGACGCTGGTTTATCTACTTTTCCCGATGAGTTTGACTATCCGTTTTTGCGGATATTTTCAAGTAAGTTTTTAGACCGCATCACAAACAATTGGCTACAGAGCACAAAACTTTGGATAAAGCCATTCCAACGGGTTGCCGAACATTATGGGATTAAGCCTATCAAGAGATTGGTTGATATTTATGAAGGCGACTTCAATTTAGTTACCGATATTCCAGAACTCACGGGTGTGAAATCCCTGCCCCAAAATTGGCAGTATGTCGGACCAATTTTTGCTCGTCTCGAAGGCGAAGTCCCTTCTGAACTGCTAAATTTATCGCATGAACAGCCTATTATTTATTGTGCTATGGGCAGTTCGGCTAATCGAGATATTCTAAAAACTGTAATTGAAAGTTTTGAAAACACTCCTTATACCGTTATTGCTCCAATCAAGGCGCACATTCAAAATCAAAATATTTCTGTCCCAACAAATGTTTTAGTTTATGATTGGCTTCCTGCTCCCAAAGTCAACCCTCTTGCAGATATTGCGGTAATTCATGGCGGACAAGGTACTGTACAGACCGCTTGCACCGCGGGCACTCCATTTGTTGGGATTGGTTTACAGCCAGAACAAGAAAGCAATATTGATGCTATTGTTCGACAAGGGAGCGCCATCCGTATTCGTAAGCGTAGGCTATCCCGTAAAACTTTACTAGACGCGATCGCGCAACTGCTGAATAACCCTTTAGCACATCAAAAAGCTCGAGAGATTCAAATGCTTTTTGCAGATTGGAATGGAACAAAGAATTCAGCGGAATTCTTAAAGCAGAAATTCGGTTAA
- the larB gene encoding nickel pincer cofactor biosynthesis protein LarB, with amino-acid sequence MHDNLRQLLETVATGELSPESALEELKYLHYESVGDFAKIDHHRNLRTGFPEVIFGLGKTPEQIVQIMRVMESKNPLVMATKISAAVYAQIQPSLRGLRYFPLAQICCLGESTMQKKGTITILTAGTADLPIAEEAAVTSELCGFTVKRLWDVGVAGIHRLLSHREAIANADVIIVVAGMEGALASVVAGLTDCPIIAVPTSIGYGASFNGLAPLLTMLNSCATGVGVVNIDNGFGSAMLAGKILHRHQ; translated from the coding sequence ATGCACGACAACTTAAGGCAACTATTAGAAACAGTTGCAACGGGGGAGCTAAGCCCAGAAAGCGCTTTAGAAGAATTGAAATATCTCCACTATGAATCCGTTGGTGACTTTGCCAAAATTGATCATCATCGCAATTTACGGACGGGCTTTCCTGAAGTAATTTTTGGATTGGGTAAAACTCCCGAACAGATTGTGCAAATCATGCGCGTAATGGAATCCAAAAATCCTCTAGTCATGGCAACTAAAATCTCGGCAGCAGTTTATGCTCAAATTCAGCCATCTTTGCGCGGTTTGCGATATTTCCCACTCGCCCAAATTTGCTGCCTCGGCGAGTCAACGATGCAAAAAAAAGGAACTATTACCATTCTCACCGCAGGTACTGCCGATCTTCCGATCGCAGAAGAAGCTGCCGTTACATCAGAACTCTGTGGCTTCACAGTTAAGCGACTTTGGGATGTAGGTGTTGCAGGAATTCATCGCTTACTCAGTCATCGAGAGGCGATCGCCAATGCCGATGTGATTATTGTTGTCGCAGGAATGGAAGGGGCATTGGCAAGTGTGGTCGCAGGTTTGACAGATTGTCCCATCATCGCAGTTCCTACTAGCATCGGTTATGGAGCAAGTTTTAATGGATTAGCGCCATTACTGACCATGCTTAACTCCTGTGCAACGGGTGTAGGTGTCGTGAATATCGATAATGGTTTTGGATCCGCCATGCTAGCAGGGAAAATTTTACATCGCCATCAATAG
- a CDS encoding 4'-phosphopantetheinyl transferase family protein, which produces MTTDLQIYQARLDISQPEYDLLWKLLSEDERSRSDRFKRESLRRNFVAARGNLRLILAQWLGCKPKAIQFSYSDRGKPYLQKSKGIYFNLAHSHDLAIYAVSSNREVGIDLEYINPQCDIERIAQRYFSLSEYKVIKEFGDREPSLAIQTFYQAWTLKEAYGKATGEGIANILESLNVSPLLEVAIGATLQIGDWNLKLLSTELELGSSYAAALCIKS; this is translated from the coding sequence ATGACTACAGATTTACAAATCTATCAAGCAAGGCTAGATATTTCTCAACCTGAATACGATCTCCTCTGGAAACTTTTGTCAGAGGATGAACGATCACGGTCGGATCGGTTTAAGCGTGAAAGTCTCAGACGCAATTTTGTAGCCGCAAGGGGGAATTTGAGACTAATCTTGGCACAATGGTTAGGCTGTAAACCCAAAGCAATTCAGTTTAGCTATAGCGATCGCGGTAAACCTTATCTTCAAAAATCTAAGGGCATTTATTTTAATCTTGCCCATTCGCATGATTTGGCAATTTATGCTGTCAGTAGTAATCGCGAGGTAGGTATTGATTTGGAATATATCAATCCGCAATGTGATATTGAGAGAATTGCCCAGAGATATTTCTCATTATCGGAGTACAAGGTAATTAAAGAATTTGGTGATCGCGAGCCATCTTTAGCAATTCAGACTTTTTATCAAGCATGGACGCTCAAGGAAGCCTATGGCAAGGCAACGGGAGAGGGGATTGCTAACATTCTTGAAAGTTTAAATGTTTCGCCATTACTAGAAGTAGCGATCGGTGCAACTTTGCAGATCGGAGATTGGAACTTAAAACTCCTAAGTACAGAGTTAGAACTAGGCTCAAGTTATGCTGCGGCTCTATGCATTAAAAGCTAG